The uncultured Trichococcus sp. DNA window ACTAGTCCGGAAATGAAGACGTCCCAAAATTTTGATCAGATCAGGATGCAAAGAATGGATGCCAACTTCAAAAGTTGCTTGTTCGCCGATTTCTCTTATGCGTTCATCCATGTCCTTACGAGCTTTCTCAACCGCTTCCTCAATCCTTGCAGGATGGATACGTCCATCTTGAATTAATTTCTCCAAAGTCATTTTCGCGATTTCTCTTCGGATAGGATCAAATCCGCTTAACACGACCGCTTCGGGCGTATCATCGATGATCAGGTCGATACCTGTCAAAGTCTCCAAAGTCCGAATATTTCTTCCTTCGCGGCCAATGATCCGGCCTTTCATGTCATCGTTGGGCAACGTAACGACTGAAACCGTTGCTTCCGAAACCAAATCGGCGGCACTTCTTTGAATCGCCTGCAGGATAATGTTTTTCGCATTACGATCTGCTTCATCTTTCGCTTTTTGGTCAGACTCTCTGATCATGACCGCAATCTCGTGCGAAAGTTGATTTTCCGTTTCGTCCATGATGATCTTTCTTGCTTCTTCACGCGACAAGGTAGCGATTCTTTCCAGTTCATGTTGTTGCTCTTCCACCAATGCTTGAATGCGATTTTCCTCAGAAACTAAAGCGTTTTGTCTTTTGACAAGATTATCCTCTTTTGACTCGATAGATTGCTCACGTTTCGATAGACTGGCATCTTTTCTATCCAAATTTTCTTCTCTTTGGATCAATCGATTTTCTTGTTTTTGAACCTCACCGCGTCGTTCACGTAACTCATCTTCTATTTCCGAGCGGTATTTGTGGTTCTCGTCCTTCGCCTCTAACATAGCTTCTCTTTTCGTTGTTTCTGCTTCTTTACGAGCGTCTTCAAGAATCTGGGAAGCGGTATTTTTGGCACCAGCTATTTCTTTTTCGTGATTCGATTTTCGATATAAATATCCGACAGCGACACCAACAATTAAAGCTATGATAGCGAAGGCTAAAGTCCATAAATCCATAGTTTCACCTCCGTATCTATTTAATTTTGTTGTCAAAAAAATGAATAAAAATTAGTTTTACAATGTGCAGAATGAAGCGATGCACATAAATTCATTCTAAACGTAGAATACTGACATGTCAACGATAAAACGGTAACATAAACAAAATACATGTTTTTCTGTTCCAATATTGCCTTTTTTTCCACCAAAAAAAGGCAGAGGCCAAGATTTTGGCCCCGACCTCTTGAAAAACATTTTTTAATCGTCCAACAGATCGACCGATTCAACCAGCTCGTCTTTTTCGTTTGCTTGTGCTTCTATCGCTTTTTTATCACCTATGCCGTATTCATCACGGACAAGTTTTTCGATTTCAGCTCGCATCTCTGTGTGTTCAAGCAGGAATTTTTTTGCATTTTCGCGGCCTTGGCCGATGCGCTCGCCTTTATAGGCGTACCATGCACCGCTCTTATTGACGATATCCTTTTCGGAAGCCATATCGATGATTTCGCCGACCTGGGAAATGCCTTCGCCGTACATGATGTCCACTTCAGCTGTCCTGAATGGCGGCGCAACTTTATTTTTGACTACTTTGATCTTTGTGCGGTTACCCATGATGTCTGTTCCGCTCTTGATCTGTTCCGCTCTTCTGACTTCCAGACGGATAGTAGCGTAAAATTTAAGCGCTCTTCCTCCCGGTGTCGTTTCCGGATTGCCGAACATGATGCCGATCTTCTCGCGGACCTGGTTGATGAAGATGGCGATCGTTTTTGTTTTGTTGATCGATCCGGACAGCTTCCGCAAAGCTTGGGACATCAGACGTGCTTGCAGGCCCATATGGGAGTCTCCCATTTCGCCTTCGATTTCAGCACGCGGAACCAATGCGGCAACTGAGTCGATGACCACAATGTCGACAGCCCCGGATGAAACCAAAGCATCAGCGATTTCCAGCCCTTGCTCACCTGTATCCGGTTGGGAAAGCAACAATTCGTCGATGTCCACGCCCAAAGCCGCAGCATATTTTGGATCCAAAGCATGCTCAGCATCGATGAACGCAGCAACGCCGCCCTTTTTTTGCACTTCAGCAATCGCATGGAGCGCAACGGTTGTTTTAC harbors:
- the rny gene encoding ribonuclease Y yields the protein MDLWTLAFAIIALIVGVAVGYLYRKSNHEKEIAGAKNTASQILEDARKEAETTKREAMLEAKDENHKYRSEIEDELRERRGEVQKQENRLIQREENLDRKDASLSKREQSIESKEDNLVKRQNALVSEENRIQALVEEQQHELERIATLSREEARKIIMDETENQLSHEIAVMIRESDQKAKDEADRNAKNIILQAIQRSAADLVSEATVSVVTLPNDDMKGRIIGREGRNIRTLETLTGIDLIIDDTPEAVVLSGFDPIRREIAKMTLEKLIQDGRIHPARIEEAVEKARKDMDERIREIGEQATFEVGIHSLHPDLIKILGRLHFRTSYGQNVLNHSIEVAKLCGVMAGELGEDINLAKRAGLLHDIGKALDHEIEGSHVEIGAEIAQKYKENPVVINAIASHHGDVEANSIISVLVASADALSAARPGARSESLENYIRRLEKLEGIANSFEGVASSFAIQAGREIRVMVKPDQLDDSKAIRVAREIRKKIEEELDYPGHIKVTVIRETRVIEYAK
- the recA gene encoding recombinase RecA; this translates as MANLNDNRQKALDEALKKIERNFGKGSVMKLGEKVDTQISTVPSGSLALDVALGVGGYPRGRIIEVYGPESSGKTTVALHAIAEVQKKGGVAAFIDAEHALDPKYAAALGVDIDELLLSQPDTGEQGLEIADALVSSGAVDIVVIDSVAALVPRAEIEGEMGDSHMGLQARLMSQALRKLSGSINKTKTIAIFINQVREKIGIMFGNPETTPGGRALKFYATIRLEVRRAEQIKSGTDIMGNRTKIKVVKNKVAPPFRTAEVDIMYGEGISQVGEIIDMASEKDIVNKSGAWYAYKGERIGQGRENAKKFLLEHTEMRAEIEKLVRDEYGIGDKKAIEAQANEKDELVESVDLLDD